Within the Solenopsis invicta isolate M01_SB chromosome 11, UNIL_Sinv_3.0, whole genome shotgun sequence genome, the region TTTCACTAATGTCATCCACTGTTCTGTCACCGCTTTTGTCGATCATAAGTGGACTTTGAGCTCTAATATACTTCAATGCATGATCACAATTATGAGTATAGAACTGCAAACCAGTAAGATTTTTCCGATTCATATTTAGAAACtatgtaactttttttgtagaacaaaaatgtgaaaagcgtgaaaagcaaaaatttttaccattaaAATTACTGAAGAAATTTTTCACGTTATTCCATTCTAAGGAAAAAGTTATTACGATCGCTGCCCTGCGATACGATTTTGAAATTAGACAGCGAGAAAAAAATGGAAACGATGGCTTCAGGCGATCGTATTCACAGTatcataaatttgaaaaaaaagaaaagtaaaagcTTATTAAAgttgttttaactttttaatgcGAGGTATCCAGAGCGGCTCAAATGGCCCTCTCCCGTTAACGTGCAGCGCGATAAGCCCTGGCGAAACCAGGAGATAAGAAACGTACCGGTAACGACGCAGTCGAGTCAATCGTCGCGACTGTTGCGGGAGGAAGTTCCACGGCGGCGCGAACGAGAGGGAAAACGGCGATGTCGCCGCGAGAAGAGGAAGAGATGCGGCGCGAGAGAGGAGAGGAACGAGAAACGGGGTTTCGGCGAGCGAAAGTCAAGCCCAGGCTCGACACGACGAGCTTCGTTTCGCGCGACCCTGCAGCATTAATATCCGAGAAACCGCGGATGCGGCACACGAGTCGTCGGGACGTGACTCGCGGGAGGGGAAGCCTTCGGGAATGTTAGCCGAGCCATCGAGATCGAGGAAGTCGAAATCGTGGACGCGACGGATCGGTGAGAGGCCTCGAAGTCGTCGATAGCGACGACGCGTGAAAGATCGATGGAACATCCGCCGATCGATCATCCATTTTAAAAGCTATCACCTAAATATTCATTGATTCATAGACGAGACTAAATATCGCGGGATAAAAATATCAACCGATGTAGAAAATTTacgcttttataaaaaaacaaatatattcgAATAGAAAGTTAGTTCAGGAGACAAGAGATtcaatgattaatataattgcaataCGTTAAGCAACTTCTTGCTTCATatctagaagaaaaaaaatcctataattttatatccataaattttataaagtttaaagttaaagttGCTACAACAGTTTTGCATAATGATATTTTCTTCTGGTTGCTTTCAAAGCGAAGCCCGTTTATTATAGAGCTAAGTATCCTcatactgttaaaaatcggcagcaaaaattaatgtaatagaaCGGAAGCAAACTTCAAacagatacattaaaaatatttaatgtacattttatataaatttaatgttgtcaaaggcgcactaaatttcatgcgcatacttttcagttatagacacattaaatttaatgtacattaaatttaatatgtaacttaaaaatacattaaattttatgacatttttaatagtgcagaataattatataataacagtctgtaattaacaattttaaatcaatataagtagtatgtataaatttgttattttgtttgCTGAATGATTGAAGTATGCTAGATACAAATGGATCAGAGTAGATCAGCGCGGGCGTGGGAGGCAAGGGTCACCTCAAGAGTTAAAGGAAACATCAAGACTGGCCACGACTTCATAAATCATCGTCAGTTGTCACAGTCATTAGATGACCGTGAGAATTCCGACCAGATATTAAAtgccgtaaaaaaaaatagcacgATCAAATATATCGAAGCAGCATTGCGAATTGACAGTCATTTTTTGTGCGTCATTTTTTAAAGCTTCTCTTAAGAAACTGCTAATTTGAATACCATGTCTCtctttcatataatataataaaatatgatgcGCGCGAATggttttttttctcattattaatTTTCGCGACCCGCGCATATGCTTTGCTTTCTCCCGATCAATGACGAAATTCGCAAGGATAAATTGTCCTGCGTCAAACAAATGCGTATCTTCCGTATGCGTTACTGCGGTAGCATGGCCCATACATTATCCAGGTTTTACAGTTGTCATTGACACAGATGATTTAAGACCATTCTCTCAGGCATTAAGGCATTCACGAATCTCCAACACCTACGAACGCGCCTCTGGGCGACGATATGTTGACAGAAGCGATTCAACATTAATCTCTATAATTATCCAGtcatatttgcataaaaaaatttcagtaGACAGCAGATTGTCCACCAGGAAATGCCGCTGGGAAAAcatatttcgtaaaatattattcaaggATTTAAATACAAGCTGTTCTGTCTCTTCCTCGCCCCCCTCCCTCCTTCTTTCTTAGCTTTCttcagtattaaaaattattatttattaatatattattatttaaaatatgctttatatataaatatctacattaaatatattttatatataacctAGAAAGtacataatatttgtgataaatatttatgaatattcatcattatttaaaagattaaatgcTGTTGCAAGAGGTCTTTAAACATACGAGTAGCATCTACGTTAAAAATCTCTCTGCGTACGAGGACCGAATGTAGACTTCAGCGACTGGGTCAGCGATTGCAGCTGCCTCACGATTTTTGCGTAATCAAGTATAATGCTGCTGACGCAACGGAGGCACAAGAGcgcccattaaaaaaaaaaattgccggCTAACGCGTACGTACGCCGAAATCGGTTCTCCAACAGTACAATCGCACTACTAGCGAGCGAAGGCACGGCAAGGACACGTGAAAGTAATCATCATCGATCTTTGCCAGGGGACCAAACCGGACGAATCGCGGgataagaaaagagaaaacaaaaaggaaagaaCCGAAGGAGGATCAGGCGAATCGGATCGAACGTGGAGCGAGGAGGAAAACGAAGGAGGGAGGAGATGGAACGGCGGACCAGATATACAGGGTCGTATACGCGCGAAGAAGTGGGTCGAGAGTTCACAGGCCGGATAATTAAATTCCTCGCCGAAGAAAGCGTTTTCCCTCTCGTTTAGCGAGTACCATCACCCTACCCCTTTCCCCCCCGAGACGAGGATCGAATGGGAGCCGGACGCATTGGCCGACACGCTACGTTGCTAGTCCAGCCGTAATGGACTTCCTCCTCCATTAGGCGCCTAGCAAAACTCCTCCCCCTTACTGTCGTGAATATTCAACAGGCCGAGTTCCCTTTTAATTGTGTTTTGGACGTCGATTAGTTCGAACCACGAGTCATTAGTTCGAGATAGCCTGTGGGGCAATTTCACCTCAGTTGACCGTACCTTCGTGACGTCGCTAGAATTAAGCCCGAACCGCTAATGCGGAAGATAGACACGTCAATTAAATCCAGCTGAAGCTGTGTATTCTCCGCGCGTTAATTTCAAAATGCAATTCGTCGTAAAGTCGGCGTGCGATCAAAAGGCATCTGGCGTACGAGATCATTACCGCTTAAAATCGCCGGGAGGATATCGGCGCAGCGTTCCTTTCCTTTGACCGGCCAAGTGCAGTTAATGCATCGAGAATGCATGCCTCGACTCGATATGCACTCGCCGCGCGAGGAGGATCGATGATTACGTCGATACGAAACGCACGGAAGCTTCTCGTCGCGCGGATGATACAATGATGGCGAACCGCGTACTTTTCTTCCTGATGCCTGGGATTCTCATTCCGCGACCAAGTGCCGACGGTTCTACCGGATGATTGTGCAGTCTATCGTACGGTCTCATCCTCGCAAACAGTCGCAAATTATTTCTTCCCGCCGGCATCTCGCAACTTTTCTCCTTACAATACCCTTGTGTATTGTCGCTCACGTGCGACGTACGATTGTAAAATGTCGCGGCGCGTTTGACTCAATTAATTTCCATCTTTTATTGCTGTACTAATTGCCTGCACGTCGGAAACTGTCGTGTGTTATGAGGGATATAAATAAGGTATTATGAGATACACGCGTGCGAAGCGATCACTCTGGCCTCGGTGGACATTTAATTTCCATATCGAGTCTACGAGCGTGTCGAAATTAATCAACTGGAGACGTTTCTCGGCGAATAAACCGGTTCGATCGTTCGCTAACAGATCCACGCGGATTAGTTATCCATGCCTAAAATATTTCGTTGGGACGTATTGACGTTTTTCTATTGTAATGTTAATAAAGTCGCTTGGTAATAGCAGTTAAATTCACGATTTGCAAGGAGGAGCAGTCATATCTAGTGGCGAAACGCAGCGACGTTGTGAGAAACTTAATGTGACCTCAATCGAGTCTATTTCTATTCGAAGTGAGATACACGTAGATTTTCACGAAACTTACGCGATGCTTCGCGAAACCCCTATCCGTAAAAATGCTAAAAGATACACAGGGGTCTTCCTTTCCTCTAGGAAGATGCGTCACTAGCTAAGAGTGATGTGATTGTTGCCGCGTGATCTCAAGCACTCTTGAAATTGCTGCTAACTTTCTTCCAAGTAACCTCTATACAATAAACCTTTGGGTAGAATAAATCCTTTGGATTATTCTTAGCGAACACCTAAACAATCGGTCTCTAAACAATTGAGATTGAAAACTGACAAACTGAAGATTAAACATTTTAGttccttataaaatattttcacatatatttaCTTCTAATACTTCCAATTGCATTTAGGATATTTCTTGCTAACCctcgaaataaaaatgtataaattcgTCACTGTTTTTAGTTCTTGATTTCAATAGCTAAATGATTTCTCTAATTAAAGTAATTcatcagcaaaatattaatttgatggATACTATTGTTCATTTGAAATGAAAGAAGCTAACgatgaaaagaaataattaagaaaccCATAAAATGGCTCATTCCCCGTCTTACGCATAGCTGCAAAAGAGCGAGCCAGCAAAAGGTGCAAAAGAAGAAGTACTTTGCGGCGTAAAACTATTAACGGAAACGTCCAGTGAGGAAATGGTTCAGTGCACATCCGGTGCTACGCACTGCGCAAACAAAGAAACCTTGTTACATAATGTTCCCTATAAGTTCAGCTCCCTCTAAGCTCCTGTTACATAATCTACTCTTGTAGTTTcgacaaataaataaagtttatgaacTGGAAGGTTATTAACATCGCGTGACCACATAAAGTCATAGTGACTATAATTAACACgtaaataaatttctcaatGTTTAGAATTGTCTTTTGTATTACTATGATAATGTCTAGATTGTAATTCTTCTTCACTTACAtgtgaagaatttatttatgaagAGATACGTAAGAGCGGGGAGATTTATCTCGCACGATGTAACACATGAATTCTGAATTATTTTTCGCTTGTTAATTAATCCTTTTATGATTCGCGAGAAATTTTTGGCGTGCACtaattgtatatattgttataaataaatgttactgTAAGTGGTTATACAAGTATGGCAGTAATGTATATTGaagctaaaatgaaaaaaacaacGTTGCGCCAAGAATTTAATTGCGTCATTCAATATCGATCCCCCATCTGGCTTTCGAATGTATGACGACATCAATTCGGTTGTGCTATCTAATGAAGAAAGAATATATTCGCTGGCAATTTGTCaaggtaaagttttaaatagaacaactcttataatgaatattttatattcctaTCGCGTAAAATTAATACAGCAAAATAGCGCACGTACAGCATTTTATTACGGCGGCTTGCGACACGTAACACAATGCTGCAACAAACTGAACAATGTTTACCTAATCTAATTtatattctaagaaaaattgagaaataaagATGTCGCCGTACCttcttttcatataaatatagaCGAAGCGATAATGTGAatggattatttttataaaaagttaatttataataaaaacttttataataaaaaattaaattccagTTAAAATTGGCTAATTATTACGACTGatatagattaatttaaaataaaagaatttatttaaaactgtagtTATTAATCATGGATTGAAAGATAAAGTTCaataaacaaagaatatttttcaaatatgaatAAGTcgtaatacaaatataaattcgTTGGATGTAAGAACGAGTTTCAGAATAAGAATCAATTTCGCTGGCGTGACTTACAAATGTAAGATACATTCGTATCACTTTTACCGTTCGCCATAACTGTCGGCATAATATTTTCACGATTGtgagcaaagaaaaaaaataaaaaattataagaggtACACTCAAATACACTCAGGCAGGTAGCCGAAGCAAAATCCTTTACGGCAAAGCACTCGACTAAAGAAGTCTAGGTCTAGGACGCAAGTAGGAACTATATCGAGAGGCCACATTTCGCAAGAGGCGACCGTCCGAAATCTCGCGTACATCGGCGATCCTCCAGCGAGGAGGACAGGTGGATGTTCGGAGTCTACGGAGAGCAAAAGAAAGAAGCACGAGGTCgggaggagagggagagaatcGTCTCACAACTGAATTACTCTCACTCGAGAGGCCCCCGTCTCTTCTTCGTGGGGGCCCCGCGTATATCCCCCTGCTTCTCCCGGGGGTATAAATGACTCCGGTCTACCTTCCACGGAGTCACAGAACTGAGGCGGCATCGCAGAAGCCGACATGAATCCTCTGGTCGCGGTAAGCACGCTTTTTTTCCCCATactttacgttaagaagcgatACGTGCGAGGGAAGAGGgctgaaaaaggaaaaagaaagcgAGAGTAGGAAAAATGTGCTGCACGGGTGTATGCGTGCGGACGGGAGAAATCGCGAGAAGaagagtagagagagagagagagagagagagagagagagagagagagagagagagagaaagagagagtcaaGTAATCAGGATCATTAGGTTGGTGAAAAAAACGAGTGCtgctttttcttaaattttcacGTTTCTATTGCTGCTCTATTATCACTTTCGATTTCGTGAAACGCGAATTTTTgcatcaaaaaaaattttaattataatctgaaaattttttgaaaatttcaaaagtaTAAAACTGTAAGCAACAGTTCGAAAAAATGGCTTGTACAACAAGATGCAtttcatcatgaaaaaaattaaatgactcgAAAAGTTTTTTATGAgcatttaatctaaaaaatttgatttaaaaaatttaattaataaatgtctCGACAAATACTATAAAGTCATCTTATTTTGAATATGAGCAATTTCGAAAGTGCAATTTGTTGTGTAGCAGCGTGTgtcgtgtatgtgtgtgtgtgtgtgtgtgtgtgtgtataattcGAGTGTACatgcatataatttaattgtatttacacATCTACTACTACGCATATAGACTACCATCAAAGGATTAAAATCTATCCTACTAAAGTAACACACGTATTTCTTTTCTGTGTTACAGTGTATGATTGTCGGTCTGGCTGGGTTCGCCCTGGCTGAGCCGCCGTCCTCCGGAGGCTACAGTTACAACAGACcaagcggcggtggcggtggtttCTCCttcggcggcggtggcggtggagGTTTCGGTGGTGGcttcggcggcggcggcggcggcggttacACCCAGGTGTCCTTCGGTGGACAAACCAGCGAAGGCGCTTCCGTGGACGGCGCGTTGCTCGAGCAGATCCGTCAGATTCTTCTGAAGGAGGAACTGCAGtctggcggcggcggcggcggcggatttGGCGGTGGATTTGGCGGCGGATCTGGCGGCGGATACCCTAGCTCCAGCTACGGAGCCCCGTCGCCGCAATACGGCGTGCCCAGCTACCAGACCCGTGTTGTAGGCATCGATCTCGAAGGCATCAGACAAGCTATCCAAGTGGCCCAATTCAACCAGGTCAGCCAAGGCGCCGGAGGCGGAGGCTACCCCAGCGGACCTAGCAGCAGCTACGGAGCGCCCAGCAGACCGTCCAGTGGATATGGCGCGCCGTTCTAAGGAATCACCTTGATTTGGATGATGatgatgaaagagagagagagaaaaagagagtgagaatgagcgagagaaagaaaaagagagaatgagaacaaaagagagagaaagagagagagtggaTAATGGCACCGGCCGACTACAACGACTACTTTCCGAGACGCAGCCAAAACACGCAAACGCACGAAAAGAAGCCTACGGAGAAGATCGAACGTACTTGGAGAGTAGAAGATCACGACTGTCTATGGAGCGCCAGACCAGTTTCTCCAAAAGTGACACATTCCTCGGGCTCGCAACTCGGAAGGTCGTCGATACCAGAGTCAAACTGTCGCGCAGATCAATATTCGAAGATCGTCCGAACGGAGCTGGATCATCGTGTTATCTACGTTATCCGACTTACTTCGTCCTTCGACCAACCAATGTCAGACCAGGTCAGTCAGGACGAGCGCCAAGAAGAAACGCGCGCGAGCGAAGCGGACGCGGGAGCTAACGGGACGGCGCCTGGTCCGTTGGGGATTAAATAGTCGTCGCTTCAACGGATCAGGGTCTCCCGGAATCCGCCGGAAGGGTAACGCCGAGCGCACGCGGAGCAACATCGTCTCCCCGGGCCCCTTGACTTGTCGAAAATCCACCGGTCGTCGCTTTGACAAGTCCGGGGGGTCCGCGGGAGCGAAACGTGGCCAGTTTCTTCTTACTTTAATCCTCTTTCCCTCCCATTCGCGGGAGGGACGGGGGAGGGATTAAAATGATCCTGGGCAGTCGGCGCGGTGCCGAAGTCTATCGTACCAAAATCGCATCAATCGTCGCGGTCGTGTCCGTCGCGCAAAGAGAACCGAGGATCAGTGATAAGTCAAAGAGGGCAGGCGTAATCGTTGACGCAGACACACTTCACACTTCATCCCCGGCGATTACGCTCGTCGGGGGTCActcatattacaataataagatGGGAGGAGCGGGAGGAGTAGGAGGAGGAGGCCGACAAGCCGAAGACGTGATCAGCGCGGTATCAACGCGCCttgtaaataaaattccatCGTCGCTGTACCGCGGCGTCCGCTGTTGTAACGCGGCTTGGATTCTTCCGCCGCGAAGAATCGACTCGCCCGAGGTCTTTGGTCATCCAGGTCATCCGGAACCAGATTTTCAAGAGCTGGCTCGTGAGAGAAGACAATGGCCCTCGAACCGTTTCTTTCTCAACCCTCCCGAGAAGATATCGCGAGAATCGGATACGCGTGAATAGAGTCGATTCCGCATAGAAGAATATCGACCTCTAATTATCCGCgtgaaagaggaagaggaagaagagattcGCCTGGCGGAAGAAGCGATCCGGATTACGGAGTGGACGCCGCCGTTGTCGAGCAACAAACACGTACATACGACGCCACGAAAAAAATACacactatttttttatacataacgCTCTACTCCTTAACCACGCATCTTTTTATACTTGTATAAAGgcttttttttgtagaaaaaagaataaaaaaaagaacgtcgCCACCGTTGAAAACCCGTGTGCTTTTCCACTTGATCGCGCGCGAACATGCCGGGGCGATTCGCTTCCGGCATGTTCGCCGCCGTTGTATTCCCCGCTGTTCATAACTTTATCTTACCTTCGCCTCCTTTCATCCTGTCGCCGACGATCGCGATTATCGCGAGATCTCATTACGGTTCTACGTCCCCCGGTTCTACGACCCCGCGACCGCCGCAGCACCCGGGGGCACAATCGCCCCCCGGGTCGTATTCGCACGATTCTTTTTCCGTGTCGCTTGTATCTCCTGAAGACATTCGatcgtttctctttctcttcgtcGACGTTTCGAGAGATCGGCGCCTTTCTCCTTTCACTCGCGAACTACGCGAGCCAGCGGGTATCGCATTATCTTCCCCGAGGAGGGGAGGCCGAGCTTCACCATCTCTGGGCATGTAAAT harbors:
- the LOC105199385 gene encoding putative glycine-rich cell wall structural protein 1, which produces MNPLVACMIVGLAGFALAEPPSSGGYSYNRPSGGGGGFSFGGGGGGGFGGGFGGGGGGGYTQVSFGGQTSEGASVDGALLEQIRQILLKEELQSGGGGGGGFGGGFGGGSGGGYPSSSYGAPSPQYGVPSYQTRVVGIDLEGIRQAIQVAQFNQVSQGAGGGGYPSGPSSSYGAPSRPSSGYGAPF